The Cheilinus undulatus linkage group 2, ASM1832078v1, whole genome shotgun sequence genome has a window encoding:
- the LOC121517057 gene encoding zinc finger protein OZF-like — translation MGNKKELLLLMFQFNFFLAFNKKNKCSTENLRGFVIERLTAAAEDIFGVFQRTIVEYEAEIDRQRRLLDIVLKPHIDIHRIDVPQQHECKEEEAEADQQLCNQERDFSLDQEEPEPPQIKEEQEELCSSHEVEQLTVKQETNTFMLTPTHEDSDYSEADQQNEQNVPSDNSHVVANQDPHGSKHDDSESSGSESTSKERPKKRRTEKTETSEIVCNPHQSQKMFKYDICGEEVNSKSELQTHQCVYDDKEIHSRVIYGQLFSYKYDLTKHTRSHTGERPFSCNTRGQSFFQLAYLNAHYTVHTHERPFTCETCGSTSRDKSDLKILMRTHTGEKPYSCDTCGASFTMKSNMNKHKRIHTGEKPYSCETCGAKFTQKSNMINHKKVHTGEKPFSCNECDRSFKYSNVLKIHVRRAHTGECPYLCKTCGKTFVSSSDRSQHMKSHADK, via the exons TATTGCTGTTAATGTTTCAA ttcaacttttttttagcttttaataaaaaaaataagtgttcAACAGAAAATTTGAGAGGCTTTGTCATCGAGCGgctaactgctgctgctgaagacaTATTTGGAGTTTTTCAGAGAACTATCGTCGAGTACGAGGCAGAGATCGATCGACAGCGCAGACTGCTGGATATCGTCCTAAAACCTCACATCGACATACACAGAATAG ATGTCCCTCAGCAGCATGAGTGTAAAGAAGAGGAGGCTGAGGCTGACCAGCAGCTCTGTAACCAGGAGAGGGACTTCAGTCTGGACCAAGAGGAGCCCGAGCCTCCACAGATaaaggaggaacaggaggaactCTGTAGCAGTCACGAGGTAGAGCAGCTCACAGTGAAGCAGGAGACTAATACATTCATGTTGACTCCTACTCATGAGGACAGTGACTACAGTGAAGCTGATCAACAAAATGAACAGAATGTCCCCTCTGACAACTCCCATGTTGTTGCAAATCAAGATCCCCATGGAAGCAAGCATGATGACTCAGAGTCAAGTGGATCAGAATCAACATCTAAGGAAAGACCTAAGAAGAGAAGAACTGAGAAAACTGAAACATCAGAGATTGTATGCAATCCTCACCaaagtcaaaaaatgtttaaatatgacatttgTGGTGAAGAGGTTAACAGCAAGTCAGAATTACAGACACATCAGTGTGTCTATGATGATAAGGAGATACATTCACGTGTGATTTATGGGCAATTGTTCAGCTACAAGTACGATTTGACTAAACATACAAGATCCCACACAGGTGAGAGGCCGTTTTCATGCAACACACGTGGACAAAGTTTCTTTCAGCTGGCTTACTTGAATGCTCATTATACAGTCCATACACATGAAAGGCCATTTACATGTGAAACATGTGGCAGCACCTCCAGAgataaaagtgacttaaaaatTCTCATGAGAACTCACACAGGTGAAAAGCCGTACTCCTGTGATACCTGTGGGGCATCATTTACCATGAAAAGTAATATGAATAAGCACAAAAGAATTCATACAGGTGAAAAGCCGTACTCCTGTGAAACCTGTGGGGCAAAATTTACCCAGAAAAGTAATATGATTAATCACAAAAAAGTtcatacaggtgaaaaaccatTTTCTTGCAATGAATGTGACAGgtcttttaaatattcaaatgtcTTAAAAATTCATGTGAGAAGAGCTCACACAGGTGAGTGTCCGTACCTTTGTAAGACCTGCGGGAAAACATTTGTTTCCTCATCTGATCGTTCACAGCACATGAAATCCCATGCTGACAAGTAG